The Hypanus sabinus isolate sHypSab1 chromosome 1, sHypSab1.hap1, whole genome shotgun sequence genome contains a region encoding:
- the LOC132393103 gene encoding platelet-activating factor acetylhydrolase IB subunit alpha1-like: MNGMSERGDNPAAIPVVPQDVQGDGRWMSQHNRFVADTKDKEPDVLFVGDSLIQLMHQFEIWRELFSPLHALNFGIGGDATQHVLWRLQNGELENIRPKVIVLWVGTNNHGHTAEQVADGIEAIVRLLNQRQPQAHVVVLGLLPRGKEPNPLRVKNTRVNELMQARVSTLGRTCFLDADPGFVGPDGTLSHQDLYDYLHLSRQAYGRVCKLIHTRVVQLLGEAARNP; this comes from the exons ATGAACGGAATGAGCGAGCGAGGCGATAACCCAGCTGCCATTCCTGTTGTTCCCCAGGATGTCCAGGGCGACGGCCGATGGATGTCACAG CACAACCGGTTTGTCGCTGATACCAAGGACAAAGAGCCTGATGTGCTGTTTGTGGGGGACTCCCTGATCCAGTTAATGCATCAGTTTGAG ATCTGGCGGGAGTTATTTTCCCCTTTGCACGCCTTGAACTTTGGAATTGGAGGAGACGCCACTCAGCATGTTTTGTGGAGGCTGCAAAATGGAGAGCTGGAAAACATACGGCCAAAG GTGATCGTGCTGTGGGTGGGCACGAATAACCACGGCCACACGGCAGAGCAGGTGGCCGATGGTATCGAGGCCATCGTCCGACTCCTTAACCAGCGGCAGCCCCAGGCACATGTCGTCGTGCTG GGCCTGCTGCCAAGGGGGAAGGAGCCAAACCCCCTGAGGGTGAAGAACACCCGGGTGAATGAGCTGATGCAGGCCAGGGTGTCTACCCTGGGCCGCACCTGCTTCCTGGATGCAGACCCTGGCTTCGTTGGGCCAGACGGCACGCTCAGCCATCAAGACCTCTACGACTACTTGCACCTGAGCCGCCAGGCTTACGGACGGGTCTGCAAGCTGATTCACACCCGCGTCGTGCAGCTGCTGGGGGAGGCTGCTCGCAACCCCTGA